agagattcgggtataaattggttagctgtgatcaaagttacacctcgaggacgaattatcagtggagaagaaccaccattgcaagaagaacagataaatgaagtcgaggaacctgaacaagaaattgatgacatccttctcattgatccgcgtaatcacgagtacgaagatcttatcgacgatgccacagacgaagctgttgaagacgagtttaatgaaaataatgatgtttctagtgatgacgagaatgttgatgtatccgattgatgtatttgattttatgtagtttgttttatgaataagataatgtgggagtttgatttatgaataaggtaatgtgaaagtttattttaattatgaataaggacttgtggtttggggtttggaatattttataaatagggTTTGAGgtgaaagaatagattgaggttcaagggtagatgggtttggggtttggaatatatgaagtagaagataaggaagatggggtttggagtttcggattttagggatttatacgtaatactcgttaattcctcgtaagccaaaatcgtcgtaaggttgtcgtaaggccacgaggagtttacgacgaaattaaaaaaataaagaaagcggggcacgctaattccacgcaagccaaaatcgtcgtaaggttgtcgtaaggccacgaggagtttacgacgaaattaaaaaaataaagaaagcggggcacgctaattccacgtaagactctctgagtgaatgaaaataaggaattgtggtttggaatgaaaataaagatatggtttggaatatataaagtagaagataaggaatatggggtttggggtttcgggtttcgggttttagggatttaaatggaatactcgttaattcctcgtatgtTAACGTCGAACTTACGacgaattcctcgtaaataccacgtaggacagattcgtcgtaaataccacgtaggacagattcgtcgtaaataccacgtaggacagattcgtcgtaaataccacgtaggagagattcgtcgtaaataccacgtaaagtaAATGATGAACGCGGCCCactttaattccacgtaggacggaatcgtcgtaaacacctcgtaaccaaaatcgtcgtaaacacctcgtaccgtaaaaactagaaaaaaaaaagaaaaagaagaaatatactGGAtttacatgtggcaagacttccagcaattatattaCTTAAGTCTCACCAACATAAAttccaatatcttcttctcttccttttttttcaaatttttataatttgaataggattggatttgagagtatgaagtgagatagggtgtgatttgggagtttgtgtgtgggtTGAGAAGGAGAGTTacgggtatatttatagggaagctttcctcggtaattccacgtaagcaaaatcatCGTAACGTCCTCGTAcctaaaaaacacgggcctttgtaattcctcgtaacttcctcgtataataaaacgcgggcctttgtaatctCTCGCTGTTtcgtcataaaaaaaaacacgggcctctgtaattcgtcgtaaaattacgaggaatttgcgacagaatgtaatcttatatatacaccccgagcgctcactctttctttcctctctacttcctctccacttcctctccacttcctccctgTTTCGTTGCAACggtaagcctctctaattcctctctaatttggttagtttaggtagattaggtggttagtatagggaatttagataattttacggatcttatgttatttagtgttgattaggtggataatgttggaaaatatactgttgacggaaatttaaaaaattaaatttttttctcaggttcgaaaaggtagacttactgcccattacagagagatgttcggtgagccagGTAGTCACCAACCGACGActcacatgccgaggcggatgtaacggcgaggagtgatgaattctaccgggcgattaacgacccttagttctttttaatttcggttcttgtattatgaattcaaaacttatttatatataaaatattttggttttgatttttttagaattttaattttattaataatttaaataatttttttaattataattttttttatttctgtaaaATAACGAAACGAAGTAATTTCGTAGCTATTTTGCGacttctttacgtggaagcttaacgaggtttttacgaggaaatgtttaCAAGGAAATGACGTGGAAAATTCATgtggtctttacgaggaaagctATCAAGATATTTACGTTTACTTTACGAGTATTTACTTTCGAGTTATTTACGTGGCTTTAACGAGGAATggctttcgaggtatttacgaggaaatttagcgacgtccttacgtggaagctttacgtggtctttacgacgaaatattcttcttcgcttttacgacgaaattatttcctcgctacgttacgacgaattagcgaggatatatgcgttacgacaaacgtataacgacgaaacgggtttcctcgctaattcctcgtaacactgcttttacgacgaaatcacgaggaaaactgccctcgtaaaacttgtgttttcttgtagtgaatggtCTGAGTTCGTACAATAGGTTCTCAGCCCTTGATTCCCAGGAAGAATAAGATCATGCCATGTGTCTGGACAACTAGGGTTTTCAGTTCTTTGTATAAATAAGTATCTCATGTAATGAACAATCTTAAGAATGAATGAAGTAAAATTTCAGTAAACAAAGTCTCATATTCTTCAAGTTCAAAGTTTTGTAAACTTCTTTACTTATGACTgattaactaccaaatgcagcagcggttaaataataaattaaaaatatttatattttatataattataaaaatatcaaaaatcataatattacaataaatataaaattatatctagaaagttataattttaaattttaaacaaattatagaaaatatttttattttaaaaacttataatattaattaaaataaatagatatattttagtattttataattttaatttaaattttcattaaatatttttatttttgaatttatgacGTTAAgagcggtttagagcgatttgaagCTGTTTAGAGTGATTTGAGTTATTattgcaaaacgccaacaaccgctaccaaccgcccGCTaccaaatcgctctaaaccgctctaaacctcataaatttaaaagctggttccagctagcgtttgcagTTGCGGAatgatacattttttttctttttaaaaaaacaatataaatacaaaaataaaatattcaagaaaattttaaatttgaattataaaaataataaagtatatatattatattttaattaatattataaatttaaaaaaataataatattttctatagtttctttcttaatataatttttatatttattataatatcatgatttttgatatttttataattatataaaatgtaaatattgctAATTCATTATTTACCTGCAAACACATCAATTTCTAACCACATAAACAGTCgtacaaatatattaaaaccgctagaaatcgcaaccacccgcatccgcaaactcacGTAACCACAACTGTTGTGTTTGAACCATTCATGCCCTTAGTGTATGTGTTGGGTTTTCTTCAGTTAAATTAACATTTtcaataaactaaatataataattttgtcTTCCCGTTTTAAACgcaattttttttggtcaaatgcaattttttgtttctcatcaaaactcaaaatatcGGTAAAAAAGACAAAATCTCATTTCCTATTGAGAATACAAAATCTCACTTTTTTCATCAGAAacacaaaaattttatttttccgcATAAAAACGCAAAACATGTCTTTGCCCAAAAAATGCAAAATCATGTTCTTTAACCAAGAATACAAAATCTCATTTTTCCACTAAAAAggtgaaatcatttttttttccgaaacgTAAAATTCTATTTTCGGTCAAAATGCAAAATCCCTTTTCTTCACCAAAAACACAAAATTCTGATATTCCACTAAAACACAAAACtttattttcccgccaaaagcGCGAAATCacgttttccgccaaaacgcaaaattttattttctcgtcaaaaccataaaatctcGTTTTCCTGTCAAAAACATGAAATTATATTTTCCACCAAAAATGAGAAATCCTGGTTTTTCTGCCAATAACGCGAAATctcattttccgccaaaaacgcGAAATCTCATCTTCACGCCAAAACATGAAATTTTATTTCCCACCAAAAACACAAAACCTGATTTTTCGCCTAAATGCATAATTCcggtttcccgccaaaaatgTAAAATCTCACTTTTcgccaaaaaattcaaaatttggtttttccgccaaaagtataaaattatgttttccgccaaaaatataaaatcatgttttccgccaaaaacgtatgattttttttgtcacaaaaatgcaaattttatttttcctactaaaaacataaaatcttgtttttcgtcgtaaataagtaaactaatatttatatatgtaatttaatataaaattaacaaactatattaaAGTATTAGGATATCCGCAAGTTACCTAAAATCAGAGGGTTGATTTCGGGTTATCCTAACACTGTAGGGTTTTATTCGGGGTTTTTATGGGCAGGCTTTTTCGGGTTAGGTGGAGCAGGGGTCTTTTACCCGTGTGACAACGTCCCTAGAAATGATGCTCTTAGGGCATTGTTATCGTCGGCCCTTGGGCCCGACCCTTAACCCATtttaggtttaaaaaaaaattaaaaatggcaAAGAACGAGACGAATGGGCCTTGATTAAGGGCTTCTCGGTGTCGTCCCTCGTGGGTACGTGGCAGCACTGTAGTGGGAGATGATTTAGATGACGGATcgtctttttcattttctttcttcgTGCCTCTTTTCTATCCGACTCCAAAAGGCGATGGCGAAGACGATTTAGGAGAGGAGGAAGCTTTCTACGTGATCTCTTAATTGATCTCCGGTGGCGAAGACTTGTTTCCGAAACCGAAAGCGCAATCCACATCCAACTCCGAAATTGACTCTGAAATCTCCGATGACAAAGACCTAAATCGTCGATTCGCTTCGTTTCCCAAGCATCCCCAATCGTCTGAGAATCGACCCAATCGTAATGATGCCCTTACGTTGTGTCATAAAGTATTAGAAATGGCTGGTCCCATACGTAGAAACTAGAAAGAGATTAAAGCCTTGTTTGAActctttttaattataagaaaatgatCATTAATTGATATTAGGTCGGAAATTTGGCTTCATTTTATGAAAGTTCACatacttgacaaaaaaaaaaattcatctgtCGAAAAATATAGTATCAAAACACGATTCATGTAATCATATTCATAATCTATATGACCCCAAGTTAGTTTCATCAATCTTTGCCCAACCttataaaattaatgatcaCAGAGTCAtcgtaatatttttttgaaatcttaaatgatactctctctgttttttaatgttacatattctagatttttcacacattttaataaaacacatttaatttgcatatttttttgtgtttatatttgtTCCATAATTAtaagccaataaaaattcagtaagtacaattaagttttttgaaatttgcaattagttaataaaacatatcttgaaaatataaaaaatagatttttttaaaacaatttttttttctagaatatgtAATATTAAGGAACAGAAGGAGTATATAACAGAGATACACTAATTCACTTCTCACCAATTTTTGGTTTTAGGTTAAACATATCTAAATTTACCGCAGAGATATATGATGTTAGTGATTAAATCAGATATCAAAAGGATATGAAACGCAACGGCTATATATGTTCTTCTCAGTGCCGGCCGGATGAATATGAAGGCTGGAAGCCCAACAGAAAGTAAAGGCCACTTATAAATATGTCtgaaaaaagtatattaaaattTGGAGGATGTAAGGTTCGAAATCGTTACCtctaaaaaacaaacaaacgcCTTAACCATTATGCTATACgcaaataatatacaaaataaggccgataattatatattctacCGTTGGCCGGAAGCCCAAGCTTCCATCGCTTGGTGTCAGGGCCGCTACTGGTTCTTCTACTTTTTGGAACCACAATCACTGTACATTCAATATATCTTCTACAACTAGGTAAAtacctgcgccttgcgcaggatGAGACTTttaggtatataattaaatttgcatacattttcGGAAGCTTTGAGTtatgaattatattttagtatcaCATTGTGGGACTATACATTGATATAGACCATGATTTGTGCGAAATTAATTAGGTTCAGAAGAAATAATAAGATGATAAGCTAAAAAACTAATGGTCTGGTTTTATCtatgtcaaaaataaataaatagtgacTCTATTTTATCTAACTCATTTGTCGACAGTATCAACAAACTTGTTTCATCTTCAATATTGAGTTGAAAAGAGTTAAAAAAATTTCGGCTAAACGAAACATGCTCCCTTTAGACAAATTCTCGAGATTCTTATCCAACCAATAATTTTTCCTTTCTATCTCCTCCTCTGAGATTGTTATCCAATTCAGATTCCTATCAAAccaatttatgttttaaattatctGTGCATGTCCTTCGCTTCACTTCGTGATCCATATAGAATAGTTGTAATCTGTAGTTTCAATAATAGACGATTTCAAAACATCGTGATCTGGAAGCAGAACTGATTTCTTTCAATGAAACGTAACAGAAGAGAAAACGTATGAGTGCACTGAGATTGTTAGAAGTTTGAACTAATAGCTTCTCCaaacaatattcaaaatcaGTTAAGgtaatatttgattttctttcacATTATTTTCTCCTAATAAACTAAATTATCTCATACTCCTTAAAATAAAAACCAGTGAATATAATATTATAGTTATGGGTAAAATATTTACATTGTATTCGAAATTGCCCTAGGTGTGAATTAGATGGTAAATCTACGCCTAGCGAGTTACGAAATAAtcagaaataaattaaagagTTTTCGGATAATAATTTATGAATGAATTGATGTATTTTCATATActtgtattttcatatatttataaataaaagatcaaaaataaaactattgaaCCAATTTTACtgtaatttaaatgatataatattCCATTATAAGAATAATACATGCAAATGACattaacatattaataaatGTATGAAAAACTATTAGTAcagtttaattatttaattggGCCGCTAACAATTGCTCAGTTGGGTTTATAGAAAAGAACTGAAAAAAGTTTTTAGTAGCAcgtgatcttcttcttccttgctGATTAAACATCATTACATATTCTCTTTTGCTTTTTTATCTGCAAATCGAATCTCAGAAACTGAAATTAGCACATTGAAGAGGAAAAGTTTCGAAATTAAACTCAGGCTTTGAATAATGAACACTTACATAGGAGATCAGTTGACATACTCAAGGTCCCTTAGTTCATACACCTAATTTTCTCTGATTCATGAAGCTCAAAATTTCCAGAATTGCTTGGGGATTGAAGAAAATCAAACCTGGGTTTCAAAAGACGACAATGAACAGCAACATCAATCCGCCGGAGACATAAACATTAGTTCTTGGATCGAGAAGAAACATAGAAAATCTACTTTTTCCAGGAAATAATTAAgagtgaaaattttattttctcttctcCACTAAATGACAACCTCGTGTGAAAAGTTGATACTCTACCTAAACAGGTAGCGAAGACTTGTGCACATAAACAGATAGCGAAGACTTGTGCACATTGTTTTGCGATCATGTTTTTCAAAAGAACGATCTTATGTTATAAGTTTATAACACactaacaaaaatatgtaattatgAGTCTCAATGGCAATTGTTGTAAATTCTCTAGTAATTAAAGGTGTTTTAATTAAGATTGCTCAGGAGAGCTGTGGTGTTGCCACGTATGCAAAATGGcaaatttgttattaatttactaaattaaggTTACTCATTAAAAATGTTTCTTGATTAATAAGAAAGGGATACCAACGATGAATTTAGATTGTGGAGTTAAAAATTTTACTTGATAGTCTTAGGTTTAAGCAAGAAAAAAACACATCCGTCTTATTTGTCAACTCTTCAACTATATATTTccactaaaatacaatataattagTTTACAACTAGAAAATCAGGTACATCAACCTCAAATTTCTAGTAGTTCAAATGTGAGATATATTAATATTCAAAGAGGTAGGAATGCACCGTTAAAGAAAATGGATAGTCATGAAGATAATGATTGATTTGAGTTAAACtttggtatatatatttttttttgtttagtggATTCTATATGATGTTGTTATGATTATATGTCAATAGGTCTGTAACTGTCTTTAGCTCTTCAAATcatcaaatacaaacaatatGCCATCTCTTCTTATTTCCTCCTCATGAGCTCCCAtctcttcttatatatatatatatatattatgcttGCAGAAAAAAGGTATTTGACATGtcttttggaaaagaaaaatgaaCTTGATTCATTTCTTTTTGTTCAGATCGATGAATATATTTTAGGCTTAGACGATATTCTCTATGTGACCCTTAATGACAGTTGATTGAACTTCTATGTTCTAGTAAGAACTTTAGGTAATAGGATTGTTCATATCTTGTTTATTCAAGTAGAGATAACCTAACTTGTCGTCGAAGAAAGTTGTTGTGGGCTTTTTGGAAAACCCGGTGTAGTTCTTCTCCATTTTCAATGAGCAAAtgcgatgaatcactttgaagaGTTCGTTCTTGTGTGTGATAGGTTGGGAGGCAGAGTCCTCGAATGGCATCCACTGCACAATCAAGAAAAACTTAAGAAATATTGCGAGGAAAATGTTTCAGATTCAGAATCAGAAGTAGAGGCTACTTTAATTActtgagctgcttcaatctCTAAGTCCTGCTTTTGGATATCAAATGAGGTAGGACGCAACAGACAAATGAAGAATAAATCTGATTTGACAAAAAATGACTCGTGGGTTTGACTGCAAGCAGATGGCTACAAGGATTAGAGGATATAATAACTAATAAGCATCAAAATAATATGGAACATGTTTTGTTAAAGTCAGCCTTAAGGGCATCAACGATTTATCATCAAGAGTCGTGTGTGGTTTCCTTATCTGTTGCAAGATTATTGGTATCAATAGCTGAGTGCAAGCTGACTTCCCTTCATTACTCATCTCTTCAAAGTCTTGAGGACTGGGCTTGGAAGGTTGAAATATTGGTGGTGATTTTCTCTCTGTTGGCAGCTCTTAATACCGCAATGCAGCATTTTGAAGTGGAGCTCTCTACTGCTTTATGCAGTTCTCAGTCAAGGCCTATCTTCTCTTGCTTCAAGCTCTCGCAAGGTATGGTGTTTTTAATTTGCTGGAGTGAGTCACGATTGTTCGATCCTTGCCTCCTAGTAGATCTTAGTTATCTCAATACGAACCCCATTTTAATTCGGAATGAAGAGGTAATGCTATCCTGGATTAGCTCTGTACCTCTTTTTGAGGATGTTACACTCCCTTTGAGTTTCAGGTTGAAGCTCTCTTTACCTCAGTATGAGGAAGTTACTCGTTGTGATACTACTTTGTTACCTCAGTGTGAGGATTTTATTTGGACTGCTGTCTCTGTGGACATGGTTTCACTTATCTCAGGCGTGTTTAGGCTATGGTGGTTCTCCTCACAGCTCTCAGTCTCTTCAAAGAGGTGTTTGGTCGCCTTTGAGCTTGTAGCTGGGTCTTTCCCAATTGGTTACTTTCAGATTTGCCCGGCAAAGGGAATGTGGATGCAAGGCCGTGTCCTCCATCGCTTATTGAGTAGAGTGGGCTCTGGACACGTCGTCAAAGCGGTGATGATTCACAAAGCCTCTCAACCAGCAATATCAACTGGACTCTCAAGACTTCAGATTCTTCCGGACTCAATCGTCCCCTTCTGTTCCCTGCGCTTAGGGATGGACTTGAATGAGATTACAGGTTTCTTGAGCTTCAAAAACCTTGTTCCTCTCTTCACTCCGTTATCATGTGTTTATAATCTACGCACAGCATTATGTTTAGCTGTTGCTTTTGCAAAGGGTGTTGTACCCAGACTTTGTATTTCAAGTACTCTGCTTTGAGTTggatatgaaataaaattgttgacaaaaaaaaaaaaagcatcaaaataataaagtaGCGGATGTAAGTACCAGAAAGCTAGAACCTCCAAGAACTCTGTGTCGATCTGAGGATCAATAAATTGAAACATTAGttgatatacatattcataTATGCATATTGATTTACAGTGAGATAATGGATTAACTTGCTTACGCCTGTTTCTTCTTTTACTTCTCTAATGGCTGCTGCAAAAATATCCTCTCCCTATACACAAATGAGCAAGGTGGCATCTCCAACAAACATCTAAATACGATTGAAAATTTATTGCGACAAATAAGTTGAAACACACCTCGTCAACTACACCTGTTGGGATCTTCCATACACCTGATCCGCGTAACAGACCATATTTTTCCTGCACTACAAGAATCTGCCCATCGTCTTAATTTAAGATGTTTGTTAAGTTTCAGgcttataattaaaattaattcttatatattattctttCTCAAAAgacatttcttatatattaaaatttaatcattttgATATGTAATATTCCTAAAACACCCCTACCAAAGTAAATGCATTATACAATTAATTTCGGTTAGATCATGCAAGTTGGATTGATTTGGTTCACGTTTGAGATATCATGTTAAGTTTCATGTgttcaaaactcaaaatcatTTGAAATGAGtagttattatttttctccCTTAGTCATTACGATACAATGTCACTTCAAATGTATCATATTCCTAACATCAGGCATTAACCATCTAGCTAATTAAATGTTAATGCTAACTAATTTTGACCAAGTACTATAAATGACATGGGTAAGATTTTCAACCTCATGGTGATAGCAAAACACCTATGTTTTTTGGAACAAGTTAGTATAGTAACTAGTAAGTACCTCTTTGTTATGGTTTAAAACGACAGCACCAACACGAACACGATGAGAAGCATTCAGAGGAATAGTACTCTCAGATTCAGGAATCCAGTAAACTAGCATCAGGTAAGTTGGCTCAGCGTGATGGTACCGGAAACCTTCCTGCATGGATTATTATTACATACTACACGTTATCTCAGGACGTGCGGAATTTCATCTCAAACCTGGTTTAgcaaatgaatatatatatatgtcttgaACACGCTGACTCAGAATTAGGATTTATATGCATCACCTTAACTGCAGGTTCCACGAGGTTAACTTGTGAGAGAGGCAAATTTAACCAGACTCCTTTTTTACCCTGAAAATGTAATAATTCAATTTGAcataatcaaaaccaacatatcattgatatcttgcatatttgcatcgttttatccattcatccatgagcattttcatcatatagattaggatttagccatgtctaggttgcattttgcattcattgtccttattaggtgttggagtgccacatggagttcttggggacatttggatgcatttggagcttaaaggacgtgaaataggtgatcattggacgagcagagcatgggagcgaggttccgcagcgacgtcatgaggtcgctccaaagcaccccccagagcgacttgcccagagcgacgcccagaggtcgctcgcatctcacacccctctcagagcgacctctcaaagcgacaccccgaggtcgctcgcgtctctatggcgagacgacacgaagcgaaacctggagcgacctctcagagtgacccactgaggtcgctcccgaaggccggagcgacttgtcggagcgacatgccgaggtcgctccgcgtctattatCTGCTcgatttatattttacttaagggccttttggtcatttcattgtgcacgttttacatttctaaaacctatgttttaaacatcttttgtagccaccaggcagatgatcttttgatctattgagaaatacataaaaactctcttgagaagttcatctcttggattttgattgttatgttcttgtgttattgttgatttcttatctatttctctacatgattaagctgaaatccaatatgggtttaagaggaatcatggagattagtgagtaatcaccttttgaattcatgggttagggagattaagggtgattaggttagagctaggatgttttagtgtagatcattcatatttccttgctagtagagtaatcataatgcatcttctgagttggccactcagttgttgatccttaggcatttctcacccgaaaggtgttcgatgaaatgcccgagacaactctcctaggcttttagtatactttgccaaagacatttgttgttaaaggtgctaagatagctaatagacttgttagtaatgattgctttcatattattcaaccaaagacatttgatgtttgagatatgttagcaaatgagcattcatctagacatagagcttgcttagaattgtgtctaggcttaaggttgatagtttgatcgatcatttgccatccttagttcgatacttgatcacccaaggtctaatccctatgcccataagttctcttttcccttagtcaagaaagtatcattctgttattgctttttagttttagtcttagcttaaaactcatctaaatcattggttgcacttagattaagtgagtacttgcattctcggtgctttgatatccctcagaactagttcgacaatcttttatactacaacatttgtcttaggagccttgaaaactcctaacatcaaattggcgccgttgccaaattctgagtagatttaaacactgagatttagtcacttgcttgagactaagtcatttttattttcttttgttactgattctctttcttcacctccctttaatctacaggtgtatgaacttgaggagcaggggtccatcaaacctagttccaagagctgcagacatcagagctttagagagagagtgtgctagaaagagaagagaagaagagcaacaggctcacttgcagagattggatactgatatgggagacatacctcagGATGATGCTGCCGCCAATGGAGCTAACAACGTTCCAccaaaccaacagcgagcagctcgacccattggcacttatgaccgccccaacattcatggtcatagattgggaatccgagcaccagctgtagcagccaacaactttgagatcaaatcaggactcctcaatgtgattgagaacaacaagtatcatggcttggctctaga
The Brassica napus cultivar Da-Ae chromosome A1, Da-Ae, whole genome shotgun sequence DNA segment above includes these coding regions:
- the LOC106443009 gene encoding nudix hydrolase 10 isoform X1, encoding MSDHETPMVNGVVEHKIGEEVLPFVEDEYGGVIVEMTTPTDPKCFVATLRYSFTQWRSQGKKGVWLNLPLSQVNLVEPAVKEGFRYHHAEPTYLMLVYWIPESESTIPLNASHRVRVGAVVLNHNKEILVVQEKYGLLRGSGVWKIPTGVVDEGEDIFAAAIREVKEETGIDTEFLEVLAFCQTHESFFVKSDLFFICLLRPTSFDIQKQDLEIEAAQVIKWMPFEDSASQPITHKNELFKVIHRICSLKMEKNYTGFSKKPTTTFFDDKFDFLQSPSNSGNFELHESEKIRCMN
- the LOC106443009 gene encoding nudix hydrolase 10 isoform X3, coding for MSDHETPMVNGVVEHKIGEEVLPFVEDEYGGVIVEMTTPTDPKCFVATLRYSFTQWRSQGKKGVWLNLPLSQVNLVEPAVKEGFRYHHAEPTYLMLVYWIPESESTIPLNASHRVRVGAVVLNHNKEEKYGLLRGSGVWKIPTGVVDEGEDIFAAAIREVKEETGIDTEFLEVLAFCQTHESFFVKSDLFFICLLRPTSFDIQKQDLEIEAAQVIKWMPFEDSASQPITHKNELFKVIHRICSLKMEKNYTGFSKKPTTTFFDDKFDFLQSPSNSGNFELHESEKIRCMN
- the LOC106443009 gene encoding nudix hydrolase 10 isoform X4; amino-acid sequence: MSDHETPMVNGVVEHKIGEEVLPFVEDEYGGVIVEMTTPTDPKCFVATLRYSFTQWRSQGKKGVWLNLPLSQVNLVEPAVKEGFRYHHAEPTYLMLVYWIPESESTIPLNASHRVRVGAVVLNHNKEEKYGLLRGSGVWKIPTGVVDEGEDIFAAAIREVKEETGIDTEFLEVLAFCQTHESFFVKSDLFFICLLRPTSFDIQKQDLEIEAAQWMPFEDSASQPITHKNELFKVIHRICSLKMEKNYTGFSKKPTTTFFDDKFDFLQSPSNSGNFELHESEKIRCMN
- the LOC106443009 gene encoding nudix hydrolase 10 isoform X2; protein product: MSDHETPMVNGVVEHKIGEEVLPFVEDEYGGVIVEMTTPTDPKCFVATLRYSFTQWRSQGKKGVWLNLPLSQVNLVEPAVKEGFRYHHAEPTYLMLVYWIPESESTIPLNASHRVRVGAVVLNHNKEILVVQEKYGLLRGSGVWKIPTGVVDEGEDIFAAAIREVKEETGIDTEFLEVLAFCQTHESFFVKSDLFFICLLRPTSFDIQKQDLEIEAAQWMPFEDSASQPITHKNELFKVIHRICSLKMEKNYTGFSKKPTTTFFDDKFDFLQSPSNSGNFELHESEKIRCMN
- the LOC106443009 gene encoding nudix hydrolase 10 isoform X6, translating into MSDHETPMVNGVVEHKIGEEVLPFVEDEYGGVIVEMTTPTDPKCFVATLRYSFTQWRSQGKKGVWLNLPLSQVNLVEPAVKEGFRYHHAEPTYLMLVYWIPESESTIPLNASHRVRVGAVVLNHNKEILVVQEKYGLLRGSGVWKIPTGVVDEGEDIFAAAIREVKEETGIDTEFLEVLAFCQTHESFFVKSDLFFICLLRPTSFDIQKQDLEIEAAQWMPFEDSASQPITHKNELFKVIHRICSLKMEKNYTGFSKKPTTTFFDDKLGYLYLNKQDMNNPIT
- the LOC106443009 gene encoding nudix hydrolase 10 isoform X5, which produces MSDHETPMVNGVVEHKIGEEVLPFVEDEYGGVIVEMTTPTDPKCFVATLRYSFTQWRSQGKKGVWLNLPLSQVNLVEPAVKEGFRYHHAEPTYLMLVYWIPESESTIPLNASHRVRVGAVVLNHNKEILVVQEKYGLLRGSGVWKIPTGVVDEGEDIFAAAIREVKEETGIDTEFLEVLAFCQTHESFFVKSDLFFICLLRPTSFDIQKQDLEIEAAQVIKWMPFEDSASQPITHKNELFKVIHRICSLKMEKNYTGFSKKPTTTFFDDKLGYLYLNKQDMNNPIT